Genomic segment of Myxococcus stipitatus:
GAGGCGCTGGAGCGCGGTCCCCAGGAGGTAGCCGTCCACGTCCTCTCGCACCACGGCGAGCCGCTGGCGCACCACGCCCATGTCCACGACATGGAGGACACCGGGATGGCGCACGGGCTGGAGCCGGCGCGTCGTCTCGGCCAGGTCCAGCGCGTAGGCGGGATCGGAGGTCTTGGGGTGGAAGAGCTTCACCACCACTTCCGCGGAGGGCGCCTGGATGGCCTCGTACAGCTCCGCCAGCTCGCCCGTCTCGATGCGGCCCGTCAGTCGGTAGGTGGCGCTCATCGCTTCTTTCTTCCCGCCGGCCGGCGCCGCTTCACGGCGGAGAAGACAAAGCCGCACCAGACACACGACTCACCGCGTCGGCCTGGAGGCAGCTCCAGCGTGCACCCAGGACAGCGCGGGCGCGCCCGGCGGGAGACCGGGGCCACGGGCACGGCCGCTCGTCCGGAAGCGCCTCGGGCGACGGGCGCCACGGGACGAGGGGACGCGGCGCGCAGCCGGGCCTCCAGGCGTCGCACCCGGTCCTCGAGCGCGGCGACCCGGGAGGACAGGCGCGCATGGACTTCCTCGGGTGACTCCGAGGGCTGACGTCGAACAGGCGAACGCATCGCGGTCCTCCAGCGTGCCACGCCCTTCCTGTGCCCTCAAGGACCGAGCCGGGGACAGGGGCGCGTGTTATGAGTTGACGTCCCGTGGCTCCAACTCTGTCCCCCTTCCGTCCCATCCCGGGCGGGCCCTCTCCGGACCCGCTTCACGGGAGCTTCCGTTCTCCACTCAACCGAGCCCGCGCCGAGGCCGCGGAGCAGCAAGCCCAGCAGCTGCTGGACGACGAGGCGTTGACGCGGTTGCTCACCGCGCCCCGCGAGCCCCGCCGCGACATCGTTCCGAGGGCGCGGGAGGTCTTCGTCAACCGCAACCTGCGCATGTCCGGCGTCGAGCTCATCGGCTTCGACATGGACTACACGCTGGCCATCTACCACATGCGCCGGCTGGAGCAGCTGTCGTTCGACATGACGCTGGCCAAGCTCATCAGCGAGTACCACTACCCCGCCGTGGTGGGGCACCTGCTCTACGACCATCACTTCGTGATGCGCGGGCTGGCGGTGGATCGGCTGAACGGGAACATCCTGAAGATGGACCGGTTCGGCCACGTGGGCCGCGCCTACCATGGCCTGCGCCCGCTGAAGTCCGAGGTGCAGCGGGAGCTGTACCGCAACAAGCGCGTGCGGCTGCGCAACCCCCAGTTCGCGTGGAACGACACGCTCTTCGCGCTGCCGGAGACATGCCTCTTCGCGGGCATCATCGAGCTGCTGGAGTCCCTGGGCCAGACGGTGGACTACGGCAAGCTCTACGACAACATCCGCGACGCCATCGACACGGTGCACCGGGACAACTCGCTCAAGCGCGAGGTGCGCAAGGACCTGGGCCGCTACGTGTTCCTGGACCCGGAGCTCGGGCCCGCCCTGCACAAGCTGCGCTCGGGCGGCAAGCGGCTCTTCCTGCTGACGAACTCCGCGTGGGACTACACGGACGCGGTGATGAAGTACCTGCTCGACGGACAGCTCGCGGAGTACCCGAGCTGGCGGAACTACTTCGACGTGGTGGTGACGGCCGCGGGCAAGCCGGGCTTCTTCACGGAGGGGCGCCCGTTCCTGGAGCTGGACACCTCCACCGAGGAGGGCCGCTCCCTGGGCGAGGCCACGTCGCTGGACCGCGGCAAGGTGTACTCGGGCGGCAACCTGGCGCGCTTCGAGGAGCTCACCGGCTACCGGGGTGAGCACATCCTCTACGTGGGCGACCACATCTACGGCGACATCCTGAAGTCGAAGAAGTCGTCGCTGTGGCGCACGTGCATGGTGGTGCAGGAGATTGAAGACGAGATCACCTACACGGCCACGCGGCAGAACGAGATTGGCACCCTCACGCAGATGGAGATCCTCCGGGAGCGTCTCGACGACGAGGTCAATCACCACAAGACGCTGCTGAACGTGCTGGAGCGCAGGCTGGAGCGAGAGCCCCTGTCCCCCTCCGAGCGCGAGTCCCTGGACGAGCAGCGTCGGCAGCTGAAGTCCGAGCTGGACCGGATGCGCCGCGCGCTGAAGGAGGCGACGCACATCGCCGACACCCTCGAGGAGGATGTCGAGGAGGGCTTCAATCCGTACTGGGGCCTGCTCTTCAAGGAGGGCAGCGAGAACAGCCGCTTCGGCTACCAGGTGGAGCAGTACGCGTGCCTCTACACGAGCCGCGTGTCGAACTTCCTGCACCACTCACCCATGCAGTACTACCGCTCGCCGCGAGACCAGATGCCCCATGAGCAGGCTGGCGCGCTGTCCGCGCGGCTGTCTCCCATGGGCAGCGAAGGTCCGCCCAAGGGCGCGGGGAAGGACTGAGGCGGAGTCACGACCTGGAGGCGGCGGCGATGCGCCCCCAGGCGACATCCGAGAAGCGCGAGAGGGGCTCCGCGGTGAGCCCCAGCTTGCGCAGGTCATCGGTGTAGCGCGCGCCCTTCACCACCACCCACCGGCGCGCCACGCGTCTCCCCTCCTCCAGGGCCTCGGGAGTGAGGGGCGCATGCTCCGCGAAGCGGCGAAGGACCTCGAAGGCTGGCTGCGCCTTCTTCGGCTTGGCGAACATCGGGTCGAAGAACACCACGTCAAAGGACTGCGACGGCAGCGTCTTCAGGTACGCGTGCGCGTCCGCGTGCCGCACGTCGACGGCACAGGAGTCCTCTCCTCGCTCGTACCGGCGCAGCCCTTCGGCCACGACGACACAGAGCGCGAGGCTCTTCTCCAGGCCGACCACCCGCCCGGAAGGCCCC
This window contains:
- a CDS encoding class I SAM-dependent methyltransferase; this translates as MSPVPLAVTTSAKVDDVQIQEARTVAERWGLPFLRRRAKEGITSWLGTKTEALIVVGGDGVTLWEPEGSFGFAAGMAHLRRLRLRAGEPDTFVKVAELSPGDSVLDCTLGLGQDALVASLAVGPSGRVVGLEKSLALCVVVAEGLRRYERGEDSCAVDVRHADAHAYLKTLPSQSFDVVFFDPMFAKPKKAQPAFEVLRRFAEHAPLTPEALEEGRRVARRWVVVKGARYTDDLRKLGLTAEPLSRFSDVAWGRIAAASRS
- a CDS encoding HAD-IG family 5'-nucleotidase is translated as MAPTLSPFRPIPGGPSPDPLHGSFRSPLNRARAEAAEQQAQQLLDDEALTRLLTAPREPRRDIVPRAREVFVNRNLRMSGVELIGFDMDYTLAIYHMRRLEQLSFDMTLAKLISEYHYPAVVGHLLYDHHFVMRGLAVDRLNGNILKMDRFGHVGRAYHGLRPLKSEVQRELYRNKRVRLRNPQFAWNDTLFALPETCLFAGIIELLESLGQTVDYGKLYDNIRDAIDTVHRDNSLKREVRKDLGRYVFLDPELGPALHKLRSGGKRLFLLTNSAWDYTDAVMKYLLDGQLAEYPSWRNYFDVVVTAAGKPGFFTEGRPFLELDTSTEEGRSLGEATSLDRGKVYSGGNLARFEELTGYRGEHILYVGDHIYGDILKSKKSSLWRTCMVVQEIEDEITYTATRQNEIGTLTQMEILRERLDDEVNHHKTLLNVLERRLEREPLSPSERESLDEQRRQLKSELDRMRRALKEATHIADTLEEDVEEGFNPYWGLLFKEGSENSRFGYQVEQYACLYTSRVSNFLHHSPMQYYRSPRDQMPHEQAGALSARLSPMGSEGPPKGAGKD